The region CCGTTAATATATGTAGAATTATCCACATCAAATCGATACCAATCTTGCTTAAAATTTTGGTGGTTATAGCTTAAATCTAGCTCAAAATCATTATCAAAAAAATGTCTAAAATTTAAGAATTGTGTAGTAACTACACTTGATGAACTAGCCCAAGACGGTGAAAAGTTATAGCCTATAGGAAAGTCCAAAGTGTTTCCACTTGCATCTTTTCTAAAAAGTCCTGACCACATTGTAGCTTTATTTTTAGTATTTATATAATCGGCTCCAATTCTTAAAAGCGAGCTATCACCGATATCAAAATCAACAACTCCAGCAACTACTCCTTTTCTTGATTTATATCTATCTACAAAATAATCCCTGTCTTGTAGAGCAAAATTTAATCTCGCCCTAATACTCCTGTCTTTATTGAGTGCATAAGATAAATCAGTATCAACTCTTTTAAAATCCCAAGATCCATAACTTAATCCAAGTCTTGCAAAATCTTTTGTAACATGCGGCACTTTGCGGACTAAGTTTATGTTTGCCGAAGGCTCTCCGGCACCTTTCATAAGTCCAGTTGCACCACGAACGATTTCGATTCTATCAAGTAGCGAAGTATCTGTTAATCCTACTTCGGAAATTCCATTGTGCTGAGCGTTTTGAAGTGTTACGCCATCTATTGAGATACTATCAACTTCGCTGTTTCTTGAGTGAATTTCAAATCTTTCAGGGTCTCTTTTTCTAAAACTTACACCAACAACTCTATTTAATGCATCGTTTGCTTCGTAACTCGAACTAGTTGTTTGTTTTAGATTTTTACTTGTTAAAGCATCTGTAGATTGTGGAGTTTTAAGAATTGAAAGCTCCAAACCAGTAGCAGCTTTACTTGCCTTGTATCCGTAAGAGTTACTATCCTCGGTGCTTTCACCTAAGTAATCTGATGCCACTTCTATGGCATCAAGCTTCACCTCTTCGGCTGCTTGCAATCCCCCCCCCTATAGCAAACAGGAGAGCAACGCTTAATGAAATTTTGCTTTTCATTATTTTTCCTTTTTTTTTAAAATAAAATTGATATTAAATATTATATTTTTTAACTCTTAGGATTTATTTAAAAATTGTTTATATTGTAATCTTTTTACTAACTTTTTTATAGAATAATAAAGTCATAAGTTTATAAATATGTTAAAAAGAAAAACCTTGAATAGCCTCTACAGCTCAATAAATATTGAACTTATAAAATTATAGATTTTGATAGTCCTATGTTTGGATTCGAACCAATAACTAAAAAGTAAACATATATTTTTGTAATAACATATAATCATAAGAAGTTTCAAAGTCATATTTTATTAAAAAGTGAGTCACTTGTTTAAGTTTTTATCTAGTGACTCACTTTTGACTCACTTTTTTTCGGAATAGAGTAGAATCAATAAGAAATTTAAAGAAAAAATAAGAAAAGTTTAAGCAAAAATAGATCAAAAATCAAAGAAAAATAGTTAATTCTAAGCTCGCATTTAAGGCTTTTTAGGAACTTTTTAGAAAGAAAAAGAATAAAGTGGAAAAATAAAGAAAAAAATGGAACTGAAAGGAAATGGCTCCGGATGCTGAATCAGAACCGGGTTGCATTAAACACTGTATTTTAGGTACTTTAAGCTTACTAAAAAAATGCTAGTGACTCACTTTTGTCTCACTTTTATCGGAATAAAGTAGAATAAAACAGGATAAGCTTAGAAATAAAATGGAAAAAATAGGAAAAGTTTTTGTTAAATTTCATAAATTTTTCAATCGGTTTTTAAAAGGTTAAATTACAAAAATAAGTTAAATCCCTAAGTTTAGGGATTTAAAAGATATGAAAAAAAATGATAGATTTTTTATGTTTAATGAAATGCCGTATTTTAGGGCTTTATAATTAGTTAAATTATTTTATTTTTATACAAAAATAAAAGGATAATTGATTTTTATCTTTTATTTTGTTATACTTGTATTACAAATACAAAAAAGGAAGCAAGATGTTACACTCGGTTAGACTTGATAAAGATTTATCGGCTAGAATTTCTTTATTATGCAATAAAACAAAACGCTCAAAATCTTACTATATAAAAGAAGCATTGAGATATTATTTGGATAATTATGATGAGAACAAATATGAATTAAACGAAGAAACTATAAAGGCGATAAGAGAGAGTCAGGAAATTATAAATAATCCATCAAAATATAAAGGGTATCGAGATATTGATAAAATGATGATGGATATTTTAAATGACTAAATATGAGGTTAAATATACTAGCTCTTTTAAAAACGACATTAAAAAATTTAAAAAAGATGAGGATGCTTTAAACGAGATAACAGATGTAATTAAAAAGATAGCAAATGATGAGATTTTAGATAAAAAATATAAAGATCACAACTTAAAAGGTGAATATAAAGAGTATAGAGAATGTCACATAAGACCTAATTTGCTTTTAGTTTATAAAAAAATTGAAGATACTTTAATCTTGTCTTGTGTTAGAGTTGGATCTCATAATAAAATATTTAAAATCTACTAAGTCTTTCTCACTTTCTTTCTACTTCTAATAATTCTACACCGTTTAGTCTCTCTGAAATAGATATTGTCTTTTCAATATCCCTATAAAAAGAGAAATCATCTAAATTATAAACTTCATCGTTTACACTTACCGTATCATTCCAAAAGCCAATCAGTCTATTATCTATCTCATCCACCGATCTAAAACTCCTAAAGCAAGGGCAGAAATTTAATACGCTCTTATGCCCGAAATGTAGATCGGATGTAAAAAATATATTACTATTCATCCAATATCCTTTTAAATATAAATACTAATTGCTTTGTGGAAGTTTTGTTTGTGGAATATAAAGGTAGAGATGATTCTACATCTAAAAATTTGAAGGTGTACTTAAATTTCTACTATTTTTGCTTCATAATTTGTAGTTTCGGACATTCTTTTAGTTTTATATCCGTATGAATTCACTACTACTCTTACCTTTTCATCGCATACCCTACACTCTTTAGATATATGGTGTTGAAATGTTCATAAAGAGATATTTTGTCGTGTATACCCAACAAAATACCTAGTTAAGGATAATCACTAAAACCCTATCTTAGCGTTTTTATCTTCATTCTTGAGAGCAACTTCTTGCTCTAGTCTCTCATAAAAATCATCTCCGTTTTTAATAGGTCTAAATTTAGCTTGTCTTCTCACGCTAGCAAAATCTCCCGGAGCTAGTGAGTCTAAATTTGAAACTTTTTTAGCTATATTTTCGTAAAACTTGACTTTTAGCAAGGCACACTCTTTTTTAAATAAATTTAGAGCTTGATTTGGCAACAGATACCCAAACTCTAGCTTTAGATCAAATCTTCTAAGGCTTGCCTTATCGAGGTTGTCTATTAAATTCGTAGTTGCGATAAATATCCCATCAAAGCTCTCCATCTGCACTAGCATCTCATTTACCTGAGTTATCTCCCAGCTTCTCGCAGCCATACTTCTATCTTGTAAAAAGCTATCTACTTCGTCGAATACAAGCACTGCTTTTTTGCTCTTGGCTTCTTTAAAAGCCTCTGCTATATTTTGCTCGGTTCCTCCGACCCACATAGATAAAAGATCGCTTCCTTTTTTGATGATTATAGACCTTCTTAGGCTTTTAGCGATAAATTTAGCATAGGCGCTCTTGCCGGTGCCGGGTACTCCGTAGAGGCAAATCCTAGCGCTTTTGCTATCTTTTATGCCCCTCATTAGTTCATTTAGATCGCAGTCTGAGTTTATGAAATTTGGGTCATAACTGCTAGGAAGATCATCGCTTGACTTTTCTTTTTTCTTGTCTTTTTCTATCTCTCCATATCCTTGCGCTTTTAAAGTGTTGCTTATCACTCGCTCAAAGGCTTTGTTTTTATCTCTCGCGTTTAAATTTGAAACGACTAAACTCGCATTGCTAACGATAGCTGGAGCTATAAATTTATTCTTTGCTAGCTTATTTATTAGCTTATTGTCTATCAAATTGGCACTATACTCTTTGATGATTTTTGCTCTTGTGTTTTGATTCGGCACTCCTAGCTCTATAGCTAAGTTAAAGCGTCTAACTACGGCTTCATCCATACTGTAAATATCATTGGTTATCCAGATAGTCGGAACCTCGTTTGTTTCTAAGGTCCTATTTATAAAGGCTTTACCGTATTGTCTTTTCTCGTTGTTTCTTGTGTTAAACACGTCTTCAGCTTCGTCATACATCAGCAAATTTGATCCGGCGGATAATACGTTTTGCGCAAGACAATAAGATCTTATCCTTTGGGTCTCATTTGCATATCCACTTTCGTCTGCATAAGCAACTTCATAGAGTTTTAAATTTAGCTCATTAGCTATTACTTTACTCAGCTCTGTTTTGCCCGTCCCTGCTGAACCGTAGAGGAGCACGTTTACTCCTTTTTGCTTTTTACGAATAGCGTTTTTTAGAAAAGAGACTAAAATTTGCGTATCCTCTTTTACGTGAGTATAGTTTTTAAGCTTCAAATTCGTTTGGCTACACGGTTTTATAGCACTTGCGAATATCTCGTCTATGCTTTCGCATTTAACAAATAATGCGCTTATAAAGTCATTATTTAGTACGTCGATTTTGGATCTTAGGCTACGCGCACAGTAGGCGTCCATTTTTATTAGCGAGGTCTTGGCGAAAATTCCGTCTTTTCTAAAGGAGTTTTGAACATCACTAAAATTGAAATTTAGTATCTGAGACACGGCTTTTGCGGCTTGTCTGTTGTTTAGATCTCCTATCAGTTCGCAAGCATCCGAGACGATCTCGTAGTTAAACACAATAGCGACGAATCTGAGAATAGTCTTTTCGGCGTCGTTTAGACCTAAATTTGACTGAAGTAAATTTAGATTATGCTCGAGATCTTTTAGTTCGCATGAGATTTTAGTTTTTTCAAGGACGTCAAGCCTATTTTTAAGAGCTTCGATGTCCTGCTTTGTAGGCTCGCTTGAATGCACGCCTAGAAACTCGAGGACATTATCGTATCTGCATCTTAAAAACTCCCTTTCTCCGCCTGTGCGAAAAATCGCACGAAGTATCCAAAGCATCGCAAGGTCATATATCTCGTTATCTACATAAAAGCTTTCGTTTCTCATACCTGGCTCCTTGTTTGTTTTTTGTTTGAAGGTATTTTACTAGGTTAAAAGGACAAAAAATTGTCCAACTAGGTATATTTATAAGATTAGTGCGCCTATAATGCCATTTAACAAAATTACGTGGGTAATACACGATTTAGAAGGCCAAAAGCTTCAATATTTTGTAATTATAAACTAGTAAAAATGAAACTGTTTGTAAATAATATAGTATCTTGAATGAGTTAAATAAAATACTTCTTTAATAATATTTAAAAGATAGCGGCATATAATAAGCCGTAGGTAGAGATATATTTTAAAAAATAGTAAACAAGGAGCAAAAATGTCATCATTGCAAGAATGTTTAAAGCCAAGAGATGAGTTTCAACAAAGATGGACTTTACAAGCTGTAAAAAATATGACCATAGAACAATACACAGGAATCGGCAACAAGGATACTTTTACATACTGGCTTGAAAGCAAAACAGAAAATCTTATAAGTATATGGGGTGGGTCGGCTTATAAATTTGGAATTTTCAAAAGAGCCCAAAATGATGACAAAAAGGAACTCAGAAGCGGTCAAACAGGCGATGGTGAGTACGGCTGGTATTTAAAATATGGAAACACTAGAAATGAAGCGTTTGAAAAAATAAAAAGCCTCATTTTACAAATTATAAATCACGCACAAAACAAAGAATTTGAGAATATTGACAGCATTGATCTAGGCGATGCCGTAAAATGGAAAATAGCTTTTTTATATGCGCCAGATAAAACCCTTTTACGTATTGTTTCACGAGATGCCTTTAAGTATCTCGCTCAGAAAAATAATATAGAATCAAACAGGATATCACAAATTCAAAAAGAACTAATTAAAAAGAAGCCAGACAATATTGACTTTTACGATTATTCGTCCTCGCTATGGAATGAATACGCAAAAGAAAACGATTCAAAACAGTCCGCATTAGAAGAAGAGAAAGAAAATGAGCCGGCCAATGATAACAAAACAGCAACTTATCCCTTAAATCAAATTTTATACGGCCCTCCAGGAACCGGAAAGACATACACCACAGTAGTAAAAGCCATAGAGATACTAGAAGAAAGAAAAGTCGATAGAAGCGAAAACAGAGATGACCTAAAAAAGAAATTTGATGAATATATACAAGGCGGACAAATAAAATTTGTAACATTTCATCAAAGCTATGGATATGAAGAATTTGTTGAGGGCATAAAACCTGTCTTTAACCAAGATGAAGGATTAGAATACAAAATAACAAATGGAGTTTTTAAAGATATTTCCAAGAATGCAATTTTTAATATAGGAGATGTGATAGAAGGATATACGATCTCTTATGTTGGAAGCGAGCTCATAAAACTAAAGAAAAAAAATATACAAGGAGAAATTCCTGTCCCAATTTATTTAGTAGAAGAATTAGCGAGATTATTAAAAAAAGGATCTATTACAATAGAAGATATTAAAAATAAAAACGCGGCAGAAAAAAATCCAGAAATACTCGAAAAATATATAGTAAATGGCTATACAAATTTGTTCACATATTTAGTTGAATATTATATGGAAAAATCAAACAGAAAATCAGAAAAGCGAGTATTAATCATCGACGAAATCAATCGCGGAAATATATCTAAAATTTTCGGCGAGCTTATAACGCTCATAGAGCCATCAAAAAGACTCGGTGCAGATGACGAGATAATAGTGGAGCTACCATACTCAAAAGAGAAATTTGGAGTGCCGTCAAATTTATATATAGTCGGCACGATGAATACGGCAGATCGCAGCATAGCCCTTATGGATACAGCACTTAGAAGAAGGTTTGAGTTTGTGGAGATGATGCCAGAATACAATAATCTAAAAGAAGTTGCCGGCATAGATATTGGGCAAATGCTAAAAACGATAAATGAACGCATAGAGTATCTTTACGACAGGGATCACATGATAGGGCATGCTTATTTTATAAATGCGTCAGACATGGAAACGCTTGCAAATGTCTTTAAAAACAAAATTTTACCACTACTACAAGAGTATTTTTACGACGACTGGGAGAAAATAAGGCTAGTTCTAGGAGATAATCAGAAAAACGAAGACTTTCAGTTTGTTAAAGTCAAGAAAAATATGGTTGCAAAAGAATTATTTGTATCAAAGATCGACGATGTAGACGATAAAGTCTTATACGAGATAAACAACCAAGAAACTTTCAACAACCCTCAAAGCTATATAAAAATTTACAAACAAAACAAAACGCAAGAGCAATGATCAAATACTTAATAGAGTTTGAAAAATTTCGCCCGGAAGACGACCAAAACCTATTTAAAGCCGTAGATGCCTTTACTAGAGAAAATTTTGCCGCAGTAGAGTTTTTAAAGCCCGGTAGAGACAAAAGGGGCGATTTTTTACAAGCTCAAAACTACGTCGGTATCATCCAGACAAAAAGCGGCGATAGCCTTGAGATACTTCCTAAGATCCACGACAACGATAATAGTAGCAATGAAGAGGCGGTAGAAAATTCTAAAAAGATTTTACTAACGATGCTAAAGACTTTAAAAAGTCATCCGTTTAAAAATATAAACATAGCAAATTTAAAAAGCCTAAATTTGCCGCTTCTTGAAATTTTTATATCAATGTTCCTCGACGAAGTATCAAAACTCATAAAAATAGGCATAAAAAGCGACTATGTAGAGCTAGAAGATAATCTAAAATTTTTAAAAGGAAAGCTTAAAATATCGGAGCAAATACGTAAAAATATCGTCCATAAAGAGAGATTTTACGTTTGCTATCAAGAGTTTTTCACAGATAGGGCCGAAAATCGTCTTATAAAAAGCACGCTCGAGTTTTTATACAAGCGCTCAAAATCAAGCAGAAATCAACGGCTTATTAGAGAATATTTATTTGCTTTTGACGAAATTTCATCTAGCTCCGATATAAACGCGGACTTTAGCCGCTTAAAACTCAATCGCCAAACAAAACACTATGAACAAGCGCTTTTATGGAGCAAGATATTTTTACAAAAGAAGTCGTTTAGTCCGTATAGAGGTAGCGATGTGGCTTTTGCCCTGCTTTTTGATATGAATAGACTTTTTGAAAGCTATGTCGGAAATTTTATAAAGAAAAAGCTTCCGAATGCTAAATTACAGCATTCACAAAAGCATCTTATAGAAAAACCAAAAGACTTTATGCTAAAACTGGATATATTTTTAAAGAATCAAAAACGAAATTATATAGCTGATACAAAGTGGAAAATAGTAAAATCAGAAAAAGATATATCTCAAGCCGACCTATACCAGCTATACGCTTACGGCAAAAAATACGAGTGCAACAAGCTATATCTCATCTATCCAAGGACAAGCAGTGTCGATCAAAAGGCTATGAAATTTAGATATGAAAACGATATGCAGCTTAATGTTTTATATTTTGATTTAGAAAAAGACAAGCTTACCAGATATTTATTAGCTTAACATTATCCATACGACCTAGATTCTAGTTTTTCCTCTTTTAGGTATTGAATTTGTGCACTTAAATTTACTATTACTTAGTCGTATATTTTAAAACACGAAAGAGCAATATGACAGAAGAAGAGATGTGGCAGGAGTATGACAAGTATTCTTTTTTAATAAGGGCAAAATCTAGTGATGATTTTGTGTGGAATGCCATTTTCACTAAATACAGCTGCACGGATATGGCAAAGGATTTTTATAGGCAAGCCGTAAAGGCGCTAAATAATACTTATGACGTAATAGATGAAGTAAAATTTATATTGCAGAATCTAGATCAAGATTTTGGCTTTGATACTAAGTTTGTGCAAGAGATACGGCAGATGATACTAAACGTAGAGATGACGCCGTACGAATATCAAGAAGTATCTAAAATACTAAAGAGCAACTCCATTAATCCAACTTGGTAGCCTATCTCCTTAGCCTATAATAAACCGTAAAAATACAAGGGCAAATAAGGGCTGATTGATGGCCCTCTATTCTATCCGCGGATAAATTTAAGATATTTCTTTCACGTAATCATAAAATTTCCTTACTATCCTTGGATGTTTGATCTTTTTTATGGCTTGGGCTTCTATTTGTCTTACACGCTCTCTAGTTACTCCACCTAGTACTAGCCCGGTTTCTTCTAATGTATATGGACCGCCTACTCCAGTGTTTCCGTTTTTTAAGTCTGCTAGCTTAGACACTTCCTGGATAGTTTTGGCCTGAAGGGAATTTATAATACCCGCCAAATCGCTCTTGATATTTTTTAACCTAAACTTATCTTCCACAGAGACATCGGTGGCATTCACCATAAATTTGACTTTTTCTCGCAGTTCTTCGGCGACTTCGAGCATTTCTTTTATTTGGGTTAAATTTTGCATATGGACTCCTTTGTAGATTGTGTCTTGTAATAGTATATTTTGTTAATTTTTTACATAGGTTGATCCATAAAAGTATTTTACCGAGCAAAAAGGACATATTTACTGTTAAGCTTACCGTTGATGAGGAAAAACTTGCAATGCCTGAGTTTAAGGCGTTATGTTCGAAAATTAATTCTAAATCCGTTTATGTTGTAGATTTTGATACAGAAGAGCTTGTAAAAAACTCTATTATCTCTCTTAATAAGAAGTTATTGATTCCGAAGATTCACTTCAAAGTGGAAACGGGTACAATGAAAGAGATTAAGTCAAGAAGTGATTTAATAAACACAAGTTCATTTTCAAAGGAAAGTTTGCGAATCTACAATGTTTCTGTAGCCACGAATTCAAATCTAAAGTATGATTTGATAGGCAAACTAGTAGAGGAAACCGGTCTAACTAGAAAGGCTGTAATTCAAATTTTGCAGGGTATGGAAGAATCTGTATTTAATCAGTTTAAAGATAATCCGGAAGAATTTATTATTCGTGTAGCGGGACTAATTAATGATGAAAAGGCGACAGCGATTATCGAGCATATCACCTATAATGTTATGGATGAAAGGTATGACACAACAACCGATACTCTACACTGTTTAATCTTTTATTGTTAATTTAATACATTTAAATTTTTATATCTCTTAATTGCTCCATTGATTAAAATTATTTATATGGCTAATTCTATCTGCAGTTAAGGTATCTATTATGTAGTAAATATACAAAATATATAAGAAAGTCAGGAAATATACTTCTTAAATTTAATATCAAAAAAAATAATACAAAAAAATCCTTACTATAGTATTCGAACCAACAACTAAAAAGTAAACTGTTATTTTTGTAATAGCGTATAATCATATGAGCTTTTAAAATAGTACTTTATTAAAAAGTGAGACAGTAAAAAATTTCATACTTACTGTCTCACTTTTGTCTCACTTTTTTTCGGAATAGAGTAGAATCAATAAGAAATTTAAAGAAAAAATAAGAAAAATTTAAGCAAAAATAGATCAAAAATCAAAGAAAAATAGTTGATTCTAAGCTCGTATTTAAGGCTTTTTAAGAACTTTTTAGAAAGAAAAAGAATAAAATGGAAAAATAAAGAAAAAAATGGAACTGAAAGGAAATGGCTCCGGATGCTGAATCAGAACCGGCTTGCATTAAACACTGTATTTTAGCCACTTTAAGCTTACTAAAAAAATGGTAGTGACTCACTTTTGACTCACTTTTTTTCGGAATAAAGTAGAATAAAATAGGATAAGCTTAGAAATAAAATGGAAAAAATCGGAAAAGTTTTTGTTAAATTTCATAAATTTTTCAATCGGTTTTCAAAAGGTAAAATTATAAAAATAAGTTAAATCCCTAAATATAAGGCTTAAAATGATATAAAAAATGATATCTTTTTTATGTTTTATGAAAATACTTAAATTAACAGCTTTGTTTTTAAAACTTACCAATTAGTTTTCAATATATTTTATTAAAGTCTAGATTATTTTAATTAGATCATGCAGATAAAAGATGCTGTTGACCTAAGCTCTTTAATGGTTCAGCCGGGCTTATGGAACACAACAAAATTTATAAGTTTTTCAAATACGCACCAAAACAAATGCAAAATAAAACCAAGCTTTTCAGATACCGATAACCTCTTTAAATCGAATATACAGCAAGCTTTGACAAAAAGGCTGATGATGGAGATATAGTAAAAGACTACTATGTCACAAATAGGCGAGTAAGAAGAATTTATCTGCCCTCAAAACAGTACTCAAGCATCTTAAAACTTGATCCACAGATAAAAAGAAAAGAGTTTATATTTTTGAAGGCGTAAGTGATGCACATGCACTCGCTATCAAAGATGGCGAAGTTAAGTCACCTCTAGAGAAAGCGATATAAATAAAAATTTTATTTATGATAGGTAAAAATTTAAGCCATCTTTTGGCAGCTTAAAATATTTAATATTTTACTTTTTTATTTTTTTCAAAAACTCAATATCTTTATTATTGTTTATTTTTCTGAAACTTTCTAAAATTTTCTTTTCAGCTTCAGGCGACCAGTAAATTTTTAAATTTTGCTTTGCTCTAGTAATAGCAGTATAAAAGATATTGTGAGTTATCATCTCATCAATTTCACTACTTATAACTATCTTTACGGAGTTGTATTCTAAGCCCTGTGCTTTATGGATGGATATAGCATAAGCTACATGAAAAGGGGCAGTAGCTTCCTCGTCATCTTTATAACCTCCGTCTTCATCGGCTGTTTTGTATTTATTTACATAAAATTTTATAACAGATTTTCCTTGATTTTCTAGCAACTCAAAATCATAATTTTTAGCATCTAGTGCGTTTATTGTTTTTTCTATCTCAATACTAAACCAAATTTGCTTATTCTCAAGCTCAATATCAACAATCTTTCCTTTCATATTATTATAAATCAAAGGCTTAAATCTCTCCGTTTCATTAAATAAAATCGGATCGCCAATCTTATATGTATGGAGATTCCATTCAACACCTTTTTCTTTGTTATTTTCTTGTAAAATTGTGTTTAAGTTATTGATTCCGTATAAACCGTCATAATTTAGGCACAAAACAATTTCATCATCTTTGCTTTCAAAACTTAAATCTTCTAGTCTTTGCGAATAATTTTCTCTTTGCAAAATTTCACTGATAGAGTCGCCAAAATTCCTTACTTCATTCCATAAATTTAAGAGTTTTTCATCTTTTGTTCTGTATGTTTTTTCTAGGTAAAAAGAGCAATTTTTAAGAAATTTTTGAGCTATTTTAAACCAATTTCCAAAAGATATTGCTTCTATCTGATATATATCTCCGACCAAAAGAATAAGATCAAACTGCACTTTATTTAATACTTTTTTCATATCATCATTGCTTATAGTGCTACACTCATCAACGATTAAAATATCATATTTGTGCTCAGATTTGCTTGATGCTATTTTCGTAACTGTTTTAAAATCGCTATCTAAATTTGCATCAACCCTTCTTTTTAAATTATCTACGGCAGTATTTGT is a window of Campylobacter sp. RM16189 DNA encoding:
- a CDS encoding McrC family protein, which gives rise to MIKYLIEFEKFRPEDDQNLFKAVDAFTRENFAAVEFLKPGRDKRGDFLQAQNYVGIIQTKSGDSLEILPKIHDNDNSSNEEAVENSKKILLTMLKTLKSHPFKNINIANLKSLNLPLLEIFISMFLDEVSKLIKIGIKSDYVELEDNLKFLKGKLKISEQIRKNIVHKERFYVCYQEFFTDRAENRLIKSTLEFLYKRSKSSRNQRLIREYLFAFDEISSSSDINADFSRLKLNRQTKHYEQALLWSKIFLQKKSFSPYRGSDVAFALLFDMNRLFESYVGNFIKKKLPNAKLQHSQKHLIEKPKDFMLKLDIFLKNQKRNYIADTKWKIVKSEKDISQADLYQLYAYGKKYECNKLYLIYPRTSSVDQKAMKFRYENDMQLNVLYFDLEKDKLTRYLLA
- a CDS encoding type II toxin-antitoxin system YafQ family toxin, which codes for MTKYEVKYTSSFKNDIKKFKKDEDALNEITDVIKKIANDEILDKKYKDHNLKGEYKEYRECHIRPNLLLVYKKIEDTLILSCVRVGSHNKIFKIY
- a CDS encoding AAA family ATPase: MSSLQECLKPRDEFQQRWTLQAVKNMTIEQYTGIGNKDTFTYWLESKTENLISIWGGSAYKFGIFKRAQNDDKKELRSGQTGDGEYGWYLKYGNTRNEAFEKIKSLILQIINHAQNKEFENIDSIDLGDAVKWKIAFLYAPDKTLLRIVSRDAFKYLAQKNNIESNRISQIQKELIKKKPDNIDFYDYSSSLWNEYAKENDSKQSALEEEKENEPANDNKTATYPLNQILYGPPGTGKTYTTVVKAIEILEERKVDRSENRDDLKKKFDEYIQGGQIKFVTFHQSYGYEEFVEGIKPVFNQDEGLEYKITNGVFKDISKNAIFNIGDVIEGYTISYVGSELIKLKKKNIQGEIPVPIYLVEELARLLKKGSITIEDIKNKNAAEKNPEILEKYIVNGYTNLFTYLVEYYMEKSNRKSEKRVLIIDEINRGNISKIFGELITLIEPSKRLGADDEIIVELPYSKEKFGVPSNLYIVGTMNTADRSIALMDTALRRRFEFVEMMPEYNNLKEVAGIDIGQMLKTINERIEYLYDRDHMIGHAYFINASDMETLANVFKNKILPLLQEYFYDDWEKIRLVLGDNQKNEDFQFVKVKKNMVAKELFVSKIDDVDDKVLYEINNQETFNNPQSYIKIYKQNKTQEQ
- a CDS encoding ATP-binding protein; its protein translation is MRNESFYVDNEIYDLAMLWILRAIFRTGGEREFLRCRYDNVLEFLGVHSSEPTKQDIEALKNRLDVLEKTKISCELKDLEHNLNLLQSNLGLNDAEKTILRFVAIVFNYEIVSDACELIGDLNNRQAAKAVSQILNFNFSDVQNSFRKDGIFAKTSLIKMDAYCARSLRSKIDVLNNDFISALFVKCESIDEIFASAIKPCSQTNLKLKNYTHVKEDTQILVSFLKNAIRKKQKGVNVLLYGSAGTGKTELSKVIANELNLKLYEVAYADESGYANETQRIRSYCLAQNVLSAGSNLLMYDEAEDVFNTRNNEKRQYGKAFINRTLETNEVPTIWITNDIYSMDEAVVRRFNLAIELGVPNQNTRAKIIKEYSANLIDNKLINKLAKNKFIAPAIVSNASLVVSNLNARDKNKAFERVISNTLKAQGYGEIEKDKKKEKSSDDLPSSYDPNFINSDCDLNELMRGIKDSKSARICLYGVPGTGKSAYAKFIAKSLRRSIIIKKGSDLLSMWVGGTEQNIAEAFKEAKSKKAVLVFDEVDSFLQDRSMAARSWEITQVNEMLVQMESFDGIFIATTNLIDNLDKASLRRFDLKLEFGYLLPNQALNLFKKECALLKVKFYENIAKKVSNLDSLAPGDFASVRRQAKFRPIKNGDDFYERLEQEVALKNEDKNAKIGF
- a CDS encoding ribbon-helix-helix domain-containing protein, coding for MLHSVRLDKDLSARISLLCNKTKRSKSYYIKEALRYYLDNYDENKYELNEETIKAIRESQEIINNPSKYKGYRDIDKMMMDILND
- a CDS encoding sigma factor-like helix-turn-helix DNA-binding protein — translated: MQNLTQIKEMLEVAEELREKVKFMVNATDVSVEDKFRLKNIKSDLAGIINSLQAKTIQEVSKLADLKNGNTGVGGPYTLEETGLVLGGVTRERVRQIEAQAIKKIKHPRIVRKFYDYVKEIS